Proteins co-encoded in one Salarias fasciatus chromosome 4, fSalaFa1.1, whole genome shotgun sequence genomic window:
- the top3a gene encoding DNA topoisomerase 3-alpha: protein MIAALLFWRSVPRSGLQLPRVQWKRLYGRCPDPSQEVEMIRSRAQIRRVLCVAEKNDAAKGIAEIMSSGRARRREGLSKFNKIYEYEYHLFGQDVSVSMTSVSGHLLGLEFKAPFQKWHSCNPVLLFDAEVEKYCPDNMIQIKRTLEKEARQCQALVIWTDCDREGENIGFEIIDVCKAVKPNLQVFRAKFSEITPNSIRRACETLTEPDVNISDAVDVRQELDLRIGASFTRFQTLRLQKIFPESLANQLISYGSCQFPTLGFVVERFKAIQAFIPENFYKIKVLHEVEEDKVEFSWKRHRLFNHTACLVLYQICMEDPTATVTSVSSKPKSKWRPLPLDTVELEKLASRKLRISAKETMKIAEKLYTQGFISYPRTETNIFPENLALGPLVEQQTHSPAWGAFAQRVLEQPGGPNPRQGKNSDQAHPPIHPTKFTNTLQGNEARVYEFIVRHFLACVSQDALGQETVVDIDIAQEKFSASGLMIIARNYLDVYPYDRWSAKVIPVYEQGSRFQPSAIEMVDGQTSPPQLLTEADLISLMEKHGIGTDATHAEHIETIKSRMYVGLTADQRFLPGELGMGLVEGYNSMGYEMSKPNLRAELEGDLKLVSEGRKDKRSVLQHHILKYKTVFIESVRKAKKLDEALSPYLGAAVEIPEAEQQDMEIPLPVRKCPQCGRDMVLKKRREGNSKFLSCVGYPACKTAVWFPDAVLEVSRDDGVCPSCQPHPVHMLKFKFRRGSLPPMMPLEFVGCIGGCDETLREVLDLKYLRAAGGGDDPHPPPQRPPIVPRSNPRPSLPPVPSWSSEQRPPPGGGGGGISVGPGSDAIVCNCGQDALLLTVRKDGPNQGRQFYKCNASSCNFFLWADQSSSHCQGPPAASPRVPQPPRSTLAFRNTSEGGGRRDDGGSGQVVCRCDEAAVTRTVQKDGPNKGRMFHTCGKPREQQCGFFQWADENVQPTSGFGGGFNDGAGRRKERRTAGDAARPPAARKPRTCGICHMPGHTRATCPQR from the exons ATGATAGCAGCGCTCCTCTTCTGGAGATCTGTGCCTCGATCGGGACTGCAGCTGCCCCGGGTCCAGTGGAAGCGTCTCTACGGCCGGTGCCCGGACCCATCGCAGGAGGTAGAGATGATCCGGAGCCGGGCTCAGATCAGACGGGTCCTCTGCGTGGCCGAGAAGAACGACGCGGCCAAAGGCATCGCAGAGATCATGTCCAGCGGCAGAGCCAGGAGG agggAAGGATTGTCAAAGTTCAATAAAATATACGAGTATGAATATCATCTGTTTGGCCag GACGTCTCCGTGTCCATGACATCTGTATCAGGCCATTTACTGGGTCTGGAGTTCAAAGCACCATTTCAGAAATG GCACAGCTGCAATCCAGTGCTGCTATTTGATGCAGAGGTAGAGAAGTACTGTCCAGATAACATGATACAAATCAAG CGGACACTGGAAAAGGAGGCGAGGCAGTGCCAGGCGCTGGTTATCTGGACTGATTGCGACAGGGAGGGAGAAAACATCGGTTTTGAAATAATCGACGTTTGCAAAGCAG TGAAGCCCAATTTACAAGTCTTTCGTGCAAAGTTTTCCGAAATCACCCCAAACTCCATCCGGCGAGCTTGTGAGACTCTAACAGAACCCGACGTTAACATCAGTGATGCTGTCGATGTCCGCCAGGAGCTGGATCTGAGAATAG gtgCATCCTTCACTCGATTTCAGACGCTTCGCCTGCAGAAAATCTTTCCAGAGTCGCTggccaatcagctgatctcatACGGGAGCTGCCAGTTCCCCACTCTGGGCTTCGTGGTGGAGCGATTCAAGGCCATTCAGGCCTTCATACCCGAGAATTTCTACAAGATCAAAG TGCTCcatgaggtggaggaggacaaggTGGAGTTCAGCTGGAAAAGACACCGCCTCTTTAACCACACAGCTTGCCTGGTGCTCTACCAGATCTGCATGGAG GATCCCACCGCAACGGTCACCTCAGTGTCCAGCAAACCCAAGAGCAAGTGGAGGCCGCTGCCTTTGGACACTGTG GAACTGGAGAAACTGGCGTCTCGGAAACTGAGAATAAGCGCCAAAGAGACCATGAAAATAGCAGAAAAACTCTATACCCAGGG GTTTATCAGCTATCCCCGCACGGAGACCAACATTTTCCCAGAGAACCTTGCTCTGGGCCCTCTGGTGGAGCAGCAGACCCACAGCCCGGCGTGGGGGGCTTTCGCCCAGCGCGTGCTCGAACAGCCGGGGGGTCCCAACCCCCGACAGGGCAAGAACTCGGACCAAGCCCATCCTCCGATACACCCCACCAAgttcacaaacacactgcag GGTAATGAAGCCCGCGTGTATGAGTTCATCGTCCGCCACTTCTTGGCGTGTGTGTCCCAAGATGCTTTGGGGCAGGAGACCGTGGTGGACATCGACATCGCCCAGGAGAAGTTCTCGGCCTCGGGGCTCATGATCATCGCGAGGAACTACCTGGACGTTTACCCGTACGACAGATGGAGCGCAAAG GTGATCCCTGTGTACGAGCAAGGCTCCCGCTTCCAGCCCTCGGCCATCGAGATGGTGGACGGTCAGACCAGCCCTCCACAGCTGCTCACTGAGGCCGACCTCATATCGCTGATGGAGAAGCACGGCATCG GCACGGACGCAACCCACGCAGAGCACATCGAGACTATAAAGAGTCGCATGTATGTGGGCCTGACGGCTGACCAGAGGTTTCTCCCCGGAGAGCTCGGCATGGGCCTCGTGGAGG GTTACAATTCGATGGGATATGAGATGTCGAAACCAAACCTGCGTGCTGAACTGGAAGGAGACCTGAAGCTGGTTTCAGAGGGCAGGAAGGACAAACGCAGCGTGCTGCAGCACCACATCCTCAAATACAAGACCGTCTTCATCGAGTCTGTCAGAAAAGCAAAGAA GTTGGACGAAGCCCTCTCTCCTTACCTGGGAGCAGCTGTGGAGATCCCcgaggcggagcagcaggacaTGGAGATCCCGCTGCCCGTCAGGAAGTGTCCCCAGTGTGGCCGAGACATGgtgctgaagaagaggagggaggggaacaG TAAGTTCCTGTCGTGTGTGGGCTACCCGGCCTGCAAGACGGCCGTTTGGTTTCCCGACGCGGTGCTGGAGGTCAGCAGAGACGACGGCGTCTGTCCCTCCTGTCAGCCGCATCCGGTTCACAT GCTGAAGTTTAAGTTCCGCAGAGGCAGCctccctcccatgatgcctctGGAATTTGTGGGCTGCATCGGCGGATGCGACGAGACGCTCAGAGAGGTGCTGGACCTGAAATACCtccgagcagcaggaggaggagatgatccTCATCCACCTCCTCAAAGGCCTCCCATAGTTCCGAGGTCCAATCCGCGGCCCTCACTCCCTCCCGTGCCCTCCTGGAGCTCAGAGCAGAGGCCTCCGcctggcggtggcggcggcggcatcaGCGTGGGACCCGGCAGCGATGCCATTGTATGTAACTGCGGTCAGGACGCGCTGCTCCTCACCGTGCGCAAAGACGGACCAAACCAGGGCCGGCAGTTCTACAAGTGCAACGCCAGCAGCTGCAACTTCTTCCTGTGGGCGGATCAGTCCAGTTCGCACTGCCAGGGACCCCCGGCGGCGTCCCCGAGGGTCCCCCAGCCTCCCAGGTCCACCCTGGCCTTCAGGAACACCTCGGaaggcggcgggcggcgggacGACGGGGGATCGGGGCAGGTGGTGTGCAGATGCGACGAGGCGGCCGTGACGCGCACCGTGCAGAAGGACGGACCCAACAAAGGCCGCATGTTCCACACCTGCGGGAAGCCGAGAGAGCAGCAGTGCGGCTTCTTCCAGTGGGCCGACGAGAACGTCCAACCCACCA GTGGCTTCGGTGGCGGATTTAACGACGGAGCCGGacggaggaaagagaggaggacGGCGGGAGACGCCGCCAGACCCCCCGCCGCCAGGAAGCCTCGCACCTGCGGCATCTGCCACATGCCGGGACACACCCGAGCCACCTGCCCCCAGCGGTGA
- the smcr8a gene encoding guanine nucleotide exchange protein smcr8a has protein sequence MIGSPDVVAFTKEDEYGQANLDPWALPEEFSVPLHPLADSNPWAKTSYAKFTKDFILISEFSEQVGPQPLLTIPEDPKVCGTFDLNYFSLRIMSVDYQASFVGHPPGSGYPRLSFVEDSRVVLGDSKEGAFAYVHHLTLYDLEARGFVRPFCMAYVAADEKKIMLQFQELSFRFSQASECLKAGNRRAFAKELQRKLRDLEYTHSVLQREEGLQREAGPQCMYSAHAVEKANELANVEKSIYEHRDLLRQISSYHRRPRRDPQAVACQKCMSECLNECEELLEKYAKLAKPFSYTEKGEERQGQFEREGGEEEADEEDEEGVKRRPSYTPQLIKGKSAKCFDKRLKTLQELCDETFYEATVELLKETERSFRGDLCYLHTRRLEKALRRKQRVTNFLFEGELGDDDEDDVGTLRPFCAVNHTVNNYIHLNPPPIVLGPEPFELDALEPQDPLDPASEASHTQDSELGLGESHLESSPSDQTLETQESSEETKGSFSSDKSGTGPAEKRHSLASAKSEAPDPDSDLTPDPDHNTDLERESSSEDMETTAGEDDGEDGGGQTPVSLLEVPSDLEASKDDACEGSNESDLLVPLDTACCIAQDGFLYEASAPEAVPGLHQSPHLSQTLVVNQEPQALLPLQDDYTVGSPCAESPAAGLELPGNLLGDAVSRISDGSDCTMSASTGSDRAASPLGYGGVVTLRQRKKAGQGALRFVRQYPFAMQALWCLLSGRTLVVLGADEGRVRRLVSSLALFVPGPGKCAERVQAWLSCPFTLTDLHRWKLIGLQRVASPVGSSMLHSLSRYSRYISILDADLKTLRCPPYQGQLLANIADHRTYVRRGSTYFLHAQSTLCHLAAKAFLLTFTHHLHMPVSSTEGPEVVEGRRRCFLQEQLGLGEEDSQILLYLSRLITQQYLQPATGGAAAPPSFSFNYTTSVLYRI, from the exons ATGATAGGCTCCCCGGACGTGGTTGCTTTCACTAAAGAGGACGAGTATGGGCAGGCTAACCTGGACCCCTGGGCTCTCCCGGAGGAGTTTTCTGTCCCTCTCCATCCACTGGCTGACTCCAACCCTTGGGCCAAAACCTCCTATGCCAAGTTCACCAAAGACTTCATCCTCATCTCTGAGTTCTCGGAGCAGGTGGgccctcagcctctcctcacCATTCCGGAAGATCCCAAAGTCTGTGGCACCTTCGATCTCAACTACTTCTCCCTGCGCATCATGTCGGTGGACTACCAGGCCTCTTTCGTCGGACACCCGCCGGGCAGCGGGTACCCCAGGCTCAGCTTTGTGGAGGACTCCAGAGTGGTGCTGGGCGACTCAAAGGAAGGGGCGTTCGCCTATGTTCATCACCTCACCCTTTACGACCTGGAGGCCCGGGGCTTCGTGCGGCCGTTCTGCATGGCGTACGTGGCGGCTGACGAGAAGAAGATCATGCTGCAGTTTCAGGAGCTGTCTTTCCGCTTCTCGCAGGCCTCTGAGTGTCTGAAGGCTGGGAACAGGAGGGCATTCGCCAAGGAGCTCCAGAGGAAGCTCCGGGATCTTGA GTACACTCACTCAGTGCTGCAGCGGGAGGAGGGTCTCCAGAGAGAGGCGGGGCCTCAGTGCATGTACTCTGCTCATGCTGTGGAGAAGGCCAACGAGCTCGCCAACGTAGAAAAGAGCATTTACGAACACAGAGACCTGCTGAGGCAGATCAGCTCCTACCACCGCCGGCCTCGCCGGGACCCTCAAGCCGTCGCCTGCCAGAAGTGCATGAGCGAGTGCTTGAACGAGTGCGAGGAACTGCTGGAGAAGTACGCCAAGTTAGCCAAACCTTTCAGTTACACTGAGAAAGGGGAGGAACGGCAGGGCCAGTTTGAACgtgaaggaggtgaagaggaggctgatgaggaggacgaggagggcgTTAAACGCCGGCCGTCTTACACGCCACAGCTGATCAAAGGCAAGTCTGCCAAGTGTTTCGATAAGCGCCTGAAGACACTGCAGGAGCTGTGCGACGAGACCTTCTATGAGGCCACCGTGGAGCTCTtgaaggagacggagagaagTTTCCGGGGGGATTTGTGCTACCTGCACACCCGGCGTCTGGAAAAGGCCCTCCGCAGGAAGCAGAGAGTCACCAACTTCCTGTTCGAGGGGGAACTCGGTgacgacgacgaggacgacgTAGGAACACTAAGACCATTCTGTGCTGTGAACCATACCGTAAACAACTATATACACTTAAATCCTCCTCCGATTGTTCTCGGACCAGAACCTTTCGAGCTGGACGCACTTGAACCCCAGGATCCTCTTGACCCGGCCTCAGAGGCCAGTCACACTCAGGACAGTGAGCTCGGACTTGGGGAGAGCCATCTGGAGTCCTCCCCTTCAGACCAGACTCTAGAGACACAGGAGAGCTCGGAGGAGACCAAAGGAAGCTTCAGCAGTGATAAGAGCGGAACAGGTCCGGCAGAGAAACGGCACAGCCTGGCCAGCGCTAAATCCGAAGCGCCTGATCCTGATTCTGACTTGACACCTGATCCCGACCATaacactgacctggagagggagAGTAGCAGCGAAGACATGGAGACCACCGCAGGGGAGGATGAcggggaggatggaggaggccAGACACCCGTGTCTTTGCTGGAGGTACCGTCAGACCTGGAGGCCAGTAAAGACGATGCGTGTGAGGGATCTAATGAGTCTGATCTGCTGGTTCCACTGGACACGGCGTGCTGCATTGCCCAAGATGGTTTTCTTTATGAGGCTTCTGCCCCCGAGGCTGTGCCTGGTCTGCATCAAAGCCCCCACCTTTCTCAAACCCTGGTGGTCAACCAGGAGCCCCAGGCTCTACTACCTCTCCAGGACGACTACACTGTGGGCTCCCCGTGTGCCGAAAGCCCCGCCGCCGGGCTGGAGCTGCCTGGGAACCTCCTCGGAGATGCAGTTTCACGTATATCTGACGGGTCGGACTGCACCATGAGCGCTTCCACGGGATCCGATCGGGCCGCTTCGCCTCTCGGATACGGGGGCGTCGTGACCCTGCGCCAGAGGAAGAAGGCCGGGCAAGGTGCCTTGAGGTTTGTCCGCCAGTACCCGTTTGCCATGCAGGCCCTGTGGTGTCTGCTCAGCGGCCGGACCCTGGTGGTACTCGGGGCGGACGAAGGGCGAGTCAGGCGGCTGGTGTCCTCTCTGGCTCTCTTTGTGCCCGGTCCTGGGAAGTGTGCAGAGAGGGTTCAGGCGTGGCTGTCCTGTCCCTTCACCCTGACTGATCTACACAGATGGAAGCTCATTGGACTACAAAG AGTGGCCTCTCCCGTTGGCTCCAGCATGCTTCACTCGCTGTCCCGCTACAGCCGCTACATTTCCATCCTGGACGCCGACCTGAAGACCCTGCGCTGCCCGCCGTATCAGGGCCAGCTCCTCGCCAACATAGCCGACCACCGCACCTACGTCCGCCGCGGCTCCACCTACTTCCTCCACGCGCAGAGCACGCTCTGCCACCTGGCAGCCAAGGCTTTCCTGCTCACCTTCACACACCACCTCCACATGCCGGTCAGCTCCACGGAGGGCCCCGAGGTCGTGGAGGGCCGGCGCCGCTgcttcctgcaggagcagctggggcTGGGCGAGGAGGACAGCCAGATACTGCTCTACCTCAGCCGGCTCATCACGCAGCAGTACCTGCAGCCCGCCaccggcggcgccgcggccccGCCATCTTTTAGTTTTAACTACACCACCAGCGTTTTATACAGAATCTAA
- the bud31 gene encoding protein BUD31 homolog encodes MPKVKRSRKPPPDGWELIEPTLDELDQKMREAETEPHEGKRKVESLWPIFRLHHQRSRYIYDLFYKRKAISRELYEYCIKEGYADKNLIAKWKKQGYENLCCLRCIQTRDTNFGTNCICRVPKSKLEVGRIIECTHCGCRGCSG; translated from the exons atgcCCAAAGTGAAGAGGAGTAGAAAGCCCCCTCCGGATGGCTGGGAACTCATCGAGCCAACTTTAGATGAGCTGGATCAGAAAATGAGAGAAG ctgaaacagagccTCACGAGGGAAAGCGAAAGGTGGAGTCCCTTTGGCCAATTTTCAGGCTCCATCATCAGCGAAGTCGGTACATCTACGACCTGTTCTACAAGCGGAAAGCCATCAGCAGAG AGCTGTACGAGTACTGCATAAAGGAGGGCTATGCCGACAAGAACCTGATTGCCAAGTGGAAGAAGCAGGGCTATGAAAACTTGTGCTGCCTTCGCTGCATCCAAACACGAGACACCAACTTTGGGACCAACTGCATCTGCAGAGTTCCAAAGAGCAAACTGGAAGTC GGCCGAATCATTGAATGCACCCACTGTGGATGCAGAGGATGCTCTGGCTGA